GAATTCAAGCTCACGCAAACCGCGCAGAAGCGCCTCTTTGCGAGCGAGCAAGAGCTCAACTTCTCTGATCTCATCATCGATTAGCTCGAGTCTGGCCTGCTCTTCCCGCGACTTAAGAAAGGGCTGGAGCGTGAGGTAGACCGCGACGAGCGTGAAAAATGCCCCGATCAAGATGAGTAGGAAGCTCATGGTAAGTCGGTAGTTTCGGTAATGATATGAGTGTTGGCTACCAGTTCATAGCGCAACGCTGAGCCCCATGGTGTAAACGATTCCACGGCAAGCAACAACATCGGCAGCATGGCGAGGAAGAGAAAACTAGAGACCAGGGCAACTCGGGCCACAAGGTGCGAGGTCGGTCTTAGAGAATGGAGACCTTCGCGTGTTGGCCACATGCAGATCATCGTGCCAAACATCAAGACCGCAGCGCCAAACCAGAACCACCACGTAAATGGTGAGACGAAGATCTTGAAGCTCGCCCGGGTGCCCGTTGAGTCGTAGTTGACTAGCGCAACGTAGACGTCCTCAAGTGGCGTGGAACGGATGTCGATTTCACTGGTCGGCATGTTTGGCGACGTGTGGAAAATCGCTTTGCCAGGGTGGATGGTGTAGAGCATCTTCCCGCGCTGGGTCACGTCCATATCGGCGATGATCAGCAACTTCTCCTGGTCATTCTTTTCTCTAAGATTATTGAATTTGAAGGTGTAGTCGCCAACGGTGACGGTTTCACCACGTGCGATGGAGATATCCTTCTCAATCTTGAGCGCGTTTCCTGCGAATGCAATGAAGGCGAAGAGAATTCCGATGTGGATAATGTAGCCGCCATATCGTCTGCGCTGTTTAACCAAGAGTTCGTAGATCGCTTTGACAACAGACTCTTCATGCGACTTTCGGCGAGCCAAGATGCCTCGGACGAATTCTTCAACGGACGCTGCGCCGGCGAAGAAACAAAGCGCGACTGCGATCACGGCGTAGGTAACATCGTTCGGGTTTGGGTTAACGCCCAAGTATTGGGCGCGTGCGAACCAGTAAATGGCAAGGGAGAGCGGAGTAAGCACGAGCATGGTGATGGTTGGCCAGATAAAGTTCTTCTTAAAACTCTTTCCGGTGGTCTTGCGCCAAGACATGACGGTACCAAGCCCCATCAGAAGGAGGAGAACTAGGCCCATCGGGGCCATCCACTTATTGAACCATAGTGGTCCGATCGTGATTTCTTGGCCCCAGATTCCTTCTTTGACCTTTGGCCACATGGTGCCGAAGAGAACCACGCCGGTCATGGCCATGAAGAGCCAGTTATTGAAGATGAACGCAGCTTCTTTGGACGCGGTGCTATCGAGCCTTTGCTCGGCTTTCATCGACGGCCATCGCCAGGCGAACATGCCAAAACCAATGACTGTCACACTGACCAAAAGGACAAGGAAGTACGGTCCAATCTCACTTTGAGCGAAGGAGTGTACGGACTCGATGAGTCCACTTCGGGTGATGTAGGTACCAAAAATCGTCAGGATGAAGGAACCGATCATAAGCCCAAGATTCCAGCGCTTTAACATGCCACGCCGTTCTTGGATCATCAGTGAGTGAATCAACGCTGTGGTGGTCAACCATGGCAAGAATGATGCGTTCTCAACGGGGTCCCAGGCCCAGTAGCCACCCCAACCGAGCTCTTCATAGGCCCACATTCCGCCAAGCATGTTTCCGATACTGAGGAAGAACCACGGAATGAGGATCCATTGACGCGAAGCCTCGACCCATGCATTTGAGAAGTTCTTTGCGATCAGTGCAGCCATCGCGAACGCGAACGGAATGGTCATGGTGGCCATTCCAGTCAAGAGGCTCGGCGGATGTACCACCATTTTGGGGGTTTGAAGCAGCGGATTTAGGCCTTTTCCTTTTGTTGGGTCGTCGATGATCGAAAACGGTTCAAAGGGATTCGACCCGAAAACGAGGATCACCAACAAGCCTGTGATTACGGCGAGGCTCACAAAGGAAACCCAGGGCATCATGTCCTGGTATTTGTTGCGGTTGACATACATGCAGCTGGCAGTGGTGATTGCCACGATAGAAGTCCAGAAGAGCAAACTACCCGCCTGTCCACCCCACATAGCGCCCATCAAGTAGAAGAGCGGCATGGATTCATCGGAGAAAGACGCCACGTACTGGATGCTAAAGTCGTGCGTAAAGAGGGCGTGCATAAGCACGCTACTCGCGGTCGCGATAGCCCCGAACGTGGCGTAGGTCGCCCAACGACTCGAAATGAGAAAGCGCCGTGACTGAGTTTGGCCGGCAACCCAGCTGAGTGCCATGCCAACGATGCTGAAATAGAGTGCAGCGTAGAGAGCTGCTGTCCCTAGCAATTTCATGAGGTGCCTCTTAGGCTAGAGGGATGCTTGAGGTTGATGCGCGGTGGGCGGAGCCCCTTCGTACCGGCTTGGACACTTTACGAGGACTTCGTTCGCCTCGACGATCATATCGTCAGAAACGACGCCTTCCACAACCACTTCCATGTCTTCATCGAAGGTGTCGGGCATCGCCTTATCGTAAGTCACAGCGATTGATTTTCCGTTTTCAATCACGTTGAACTTGCGATGCAGTTCTCCGTCATTGCCTACGATCGTACCGGGTTCAACCTTTCCCTTGATACGTACTTTTTGGCCCACGAGGTCCGGACCTTTCGCTACGGCCTGATCAACGGTGTAGAAATAGGTTTCTGCGCCCATTCCGTCCATGACCAAAAAGGCCACGCCCACAGCGGCCATGAGAAGTCCAACGATCAAGAGCCAAGGAGTAGACTTGCCACTCTCTTCTTCGAGCTCTGCCTCGATGGGTGAATCTGGATCCAAGTCGTATTGCTCTGTCATAGTCACCTCGCCATCGTCGCTTTAGAACCTACACCAAAAAGTGTGATTAAGCGACTCAAAGGGGTAATAGATGACTAAAAGGCAGAACGGAAGACCGATATTCCTCACCAGAGGTCGATTTCGCCCTTCTTGCGCGGATCTTCTTTTTTCTTAGCGGGGGCGCGTTTGATCACGCGCTTTCTGACAGGAGCACTTCTTCTTGGCTTTGCTTTCGTCTTTCGGGCTTCTAGAGCGTTGACGAAGCTTTCTTCGATCAAAAAGATCTCCGAGTTAAACCCGAGTCCAACCTCAAAGGTCGGATTTTCAGGAATCGGTAGAATGGGATCTTTGAGGGGATCTACGGAAGGGGTCTTGATGCTGAACTTGACTTTGGTCTCTGGCACGCCAACAAACACGATATGTGCTTGGCCCATGTCGTCTGTCCGCCCGATCTCTTCACCATCCTTCAGGACAGGTAGGTTTTCGCAGAATGTAGAGTCGATCATCTTCGGGTCGCAATTTGCTGATACCCAAACCATGTATTCTTTCTTCTGAGACTCGAACGACGCGTTTAGAGCTACCGGTACACCTAGGCCCGAGCTCGTAAGTCGAAGGGACTCCGTCACGGATTCATCACTCATTAAGCGGTATCCGGAGAGAGTTCCAATTCCGAGTGTGACGCTTGCACCGGGACGCTCCGTAAGCATCGCTTCAAACTTGCCGTCTTGGTCGGTGTAGCCGATGACTTTGCCGTCCACGAGGACTGGCGCCAGCGGAACTGGCCCACCGGGCTCAGTGGCAGACACTTCGAGACGGAAATCTTTCATTGGAGGGGGCGGTGGGGGCCCTTCATCTCCGCATCCCAATAGTGGGGACGTCATGGCGATCAATAGTGAAATGGCGAGTGTTCTCATAGGAGCTCCTTGGTCCTTTTGTTCCTATGGACTCGGTTCTTCAGTTCGTTCGACTTTAACGGCCTTAAGCAGCTTGTTTCTATTGAAGAATCCTTGCTGATCCGCACCTGGGTCGATCTTACTAAGTTGCTGATAATAGAGCCGTGCGGCGCTAATCTTATCGTCCTTGATGGAGTTCCGAACTTGCTCAACCGATTCCTTTCGGATCTCCTTAACGAGCGAGGCGTCATAAAGATCTTCGATAAATTTCTTATCTTCATCGGTGAGTTCGGAATAGCGAATGGCTTCTGCCATCTTCTCAAGTGCGATGCTGTATTGCTCTTGTTGAGACTTTCTGGTCAGACGATTGATGCCCTTGACGGCCTCTTGTGCAACTTTCCTCGCATTATCAGCGCGCTCTTGGTCTTTCTCAACAGGGGCATCTGCCGTTTCTTCTGGAGGCAGCGGGTTGGTCTCATAACTGAGTGTAACCGCGACTCTCGGGTCTGTCTCTTTGGCCAGACCCTCGGGAAGCCCTGGCTTTGGGTCTTCGGCCGGAGCGTCTTCCCCTGCGGCGTTCTCGGTATTTGGCGTTGGCTCTTCCAGGTTATCTGGCGGCGCAACTGCGATATCCGGCCCGGCAACAGGCTTGGGCTTCGGCTTCTGCTGAGAAACGTATCCGATGCCTAAGACGAGAACTGCGATTAGGGCAAAGACTCCAATTCCCACCTTCATGCGGTGTTCCGGTGGAATCCCCTTGATACCTTTACCTCCCGAGCCTTTTTGTGGAGCAAGAGCCGCCGCAAAATCAGCCGGCGTCGCGATCCTCTGTGCAGGATCTTGCTGAAGCCCTTGAATACAAGCACCCGAGAACGGTGCCGGCAGCTGGGGCGTAATAGCCAGATTGAGCGGGTAGCCGGAGAGCATGGCCACACAAACAGCAGCCAAGCTGTAGACGTCCGTTGCGGGATAAACCTGACGCTGCTGCGGAGGAATATTGAGTTCTGGTGGCCCAAAGGGCCCGAGATTCCCTCGATCTTGGAACGCCACGATGTCGAAGGGTTCGATCATGATGTTTCCATCATCCTGAACCCAGACAGAATCGGTGGTGAGGTTTGCGTAAACAAACTGGAACTGGTGGATATGAGCCAGCGCCTGCGCGATTTGATTGACCCACTGAACCACGAGTTCGGGGTTCTGCGGGCCGTTCTGCGCGAGCACGTTCGTAAGCTGATAGCCAGACGGCATGGGCATTTCCACCCAGGCACCAGACGGGCTAGCCAACATCCCAGTAATACCCAAAAGGTGGGGATGTTTGATCTGGTCGAGCATCATGCAGCGTTGGCTGATCTCAAAAGGCATGGTGTTTACGTCCCCCTCCCAAATTCGCTTGAGCACGACTTGGCGGCCCATCCTGTTCTGGGCGAAAATCAGCGTGAGCTCACCAGACTGGATGTTTTCAGGGCCATACGCATACTCTTGTTTGAGTACCGGGTCGTTTTCGACGGAGTTCGAGTTCGAGACTCCAGCCCCTGCTTGCAAGGCATTGATATCGACAAATTGAGTATTCTGTTCGCTTGGAGCAGGCGCACCGGCCGCTAACTCGGCGATATTCAGGAATTGGGTCGCCCCTTCAGGCTCCTGCGATTGACCGATCACAAGCCCCGGACTCGAGCCGGGCTGAGCATAGCCACCGCTTTGGGGAGGCTGCCCGTATCCACCACTTTGTGGAGGCTGCCCGTAACCGCCGCTTTGAGGGCCGTGCCCTTGGACTTGAACACCTGGACCTGCGCCGGAAGGTTTTGGGTTTCCGTACGCGTCGATCGAGAACATTTCGGTCGCTTCATCTCCCGGGGCATCGTTCTGCATGGGAGGTAGCGAACTCAAATTTACCATCGCTGTAGCTTCATCGCCGAAGTCATCATCTTCGAATTGGCGTTGATTCTGGCGATCAATGAGGCTTTTGCGTGCCTGTTTGAACCGGTCTTCTGACATGGGCCTTCAGGGGCGAGGGTGTATGGGCTTAATGCCTCGGTGGTTTGAACCAGTTTTCGTCGTAATCTAGTCCACGCGTCTTAATATCATCGGCGAAAGTTGGAATATTTCCAAGAGCTTCCATTTGTCCGAGGACTTTTCCGGTGCCAGGCTCGTAGCCACGATGCTTGAATTCAAAGAGCGGATAAATTCTGTATTCGCCGATTTCATCGAGTCCAAGGCACTCCACAATATGCGTCAGCTTTCTCGAACCATCGTTGAATCGAGAAGTCTGAATGATGATATTGATGGCGGACGCCACCTGAGAGCGAATCGCTTTGAGCGGCAGTTCCACCTCGGACATCATACACATGGTTTCCAAACGTCTCAACGTATCGTCCGGATAGGTGGCGTGAGTGGTAGACATTGAGCCACCGTGACCGGAGGTCATGGCCTGAATCAGGTCGAGGGCCTCACCACCACGAATCTCACCGATGACCACGCGGTCTGGGCGCAAACGCATCGCGGAGCGGAAGAGGTCGCCGATTTCGACTTTGCCACGGCCCTTTGAGTCCGCCTGCCGCGCCTCGAGCATGAGTACGTGGGGCTGTTGGAGCTGTAGCTCGGTCGAGTCCTCGATCACAATGATGCGCTCAGCTGGGTCGATCAGGGTGGACACACAGTTCAGAAGCGAGGTTTTTCCAGATCCGGTACCGCCGGCGACCATGATATTCTTTTCCGAGTGCACGCAGCACTCGATGAATTTTGCGGCTTCGTGCGTAATCGAGCCGTAGCTGATGAGTTTGTCGATGGTCAGGTCGAACTTACCGAATCGACGGATGGCAATCGAGACCCCGTTTCGAGCACAGGGTGGAATGATGACGTGAACACGACTCCCGTCTGGCAGACGCGCATCAAGTCGAGGGTTGAGTTCGTTGAGCGTCTTCCCAACGTACTGAGCGATGTTCTTGGCACCGCCCATCAAATCATCTTCGTTGTCGAAAACCGCCTCAGTCTTTTGAAGCTTACCCTTGACCTCGATCCAGATATCGTCGGGTCCATTGATCATGATCTCAGAGACGGAATCATCCTCAAGGTATGGCTGAATGCACTTGAAGTACCGTTTGATCGACTGATCGAATATCTCTTTAGGGATCATGCGAAAGTCCTAGAAATCACGCAAAAATGGTGTCTTCGAAATGATAGTAGTGAGAGCTCTCGGTCGCACTATACATGAGGGAGAAAATGCAGGTCAATCCGCGGTCTTGTTTGCGGCTGCTTCCTCAATTTTTTGTCTGCGCTTAAGTCGTTTTCGTCTCTCAATCTCTTCCTGTTCGGCAGCCCAACGGCCTATATAATAGCCTGCGAATACGCCTACGAGCAAAATAACTGGTATGTAAAAAATGTGGGCGGTGGACATATCATTCCTCCACACCTGCAATGGAGTCGAGTCGCTTCTGAAGCGTCTCGAGATCGTCTTCAATCGCAGATTGTCGGCGAGAAAGGATGGCTAGATAGCCAAGTAAGAGTGCGAAGAACCCGATGTACGAGGCGAGCATGAGCACGCCGCCAGGGACGCTGGTTTCGTTCGAAGCCATATTCTGAGCGACGGCATTCGTGCTCAAAAGGCAAAGTGTTACGCAAATGACGGGGGTAAGTCGGCTCATCATTTCACAGACCTCGAGTAATCTTCAAAATCGACGTAGAGGCGGTCGAGAGCTAGCTGTCGCGCGCGGATTCGGGATGCAAGCCACACGAGGACCACAAAGACCAGAAGTACGGCGAGCATGGAAAATCGGAAACTAAAGGCGATTTCGTCCGAGAGACCTCCGCCGCCTTCGCGCTCAACGGTTGGGTGCAAGCCGCCCCACTTTCGCACGGCGTAGTGAACGATTGGGATGTCCACAAATGCGAAGATCGTCGCAGCAGCTGCAATTTTCTTAATGCGCTCAGAGTTGCCGGCAAAGCTTCGAATCAAGAAGGCCCCGCCGTAGAGTAAGAAAAGTACAAAGGTCGCAGTCAGTTGAGGGTCCCAAACCCATGCCTTGCCCCACGCTTTGTAAGCCCAGAGGGGTCCGGAAACAAAGACGTAAAGGCAAAACAAGAGACCTATTTCTACGCCTGTCTGAGAGAGTGCATCCCAGCCGGCTCGAGGTCTCATGAGGTAGGCGAGGCTCGCAACGGAAGCTACGGTAAAGCCCGCGTAGGCGGCCATCGCGGCGGGCACATGCGTGTAGAAAATCTTCTGCACAATGCCCATGGTTTGCTCAATGGGGGCGCTAAAGAACACCAGATAGAGAGCAAACAACATCAAAGAAGAGGCTGCGATTAGTAGCCCCCAGTAGAGTTTTCTAAGTCTCATGTTTTAGACCTCAGGTCCGGCGCGCAACACCGTATATCATAAGGTCTAAGGTTCCCAGAACTCTTTTTGCTTTCCGAAACCGGCATTTTCAAGTGCGGTGCCGAGCATGAGTTGTAGTTCGGCGAGATTTTGGTGGGCAGCGGCCGAAATCGCGATGAAGGGGAGTTTCTCTTCTTCTTCGAAATAGGCGCGAAGTCTCTCGATTTCGTCACTCACAAACGGCAAGTCTGCCTTGTTTAGGATGACAATCTGAGGTCGTTCTAAAATTTCTGGATTGAAACTCGCCAGTTCCTTGCAGATACGGTGGAAATCCTGAATTGGATCTCTCTCGGTTTCTTGTCCTTCAAGTTGGGGGACTACCTCGATGACGTGCGCGATCAGGTTAGTCCTCTCCACGTGCTTTAGGAATTGGATGCCCAGACCGTGACCTTCGGAGGCACCTTCGATGAGCCCTGGGACGTCCGCGATCACGAACTCTTTGTAATCGGCCCAGCGAACGACACCTAGGTTTGGCACGAGGGTCGTGAAAGGGTAGGCGGCAATCTTCGGCCGCGCGTTGGAAAGGGCAGCGATGATGGTTGACTTCCCGACCGAAGGATAGCCTACCAAAGCGACGTCAGCGATGAGTTTGAGCTCAAGCTGCAGCTTCTTTTCTTCGCCTGGCCATCCGGGTGTAGCCTTTCGGGGCGTTCGGTTTCTGGCGGTTGCAAATCGTGCGTTGCCTTGTCCACCGTCACCGCCCTTTGCGACCACCACACGTTGTCCAGCCTCGATAAGGTCTGCGACGAGCTCACCGGTAGCGAGGTCTGTGATCAATGTGCCGACCGGGAGTTCGACGACGACGTCTTCTCCACTTTTTCCAGACATATTGTTGCCACCACCTTGTGCTCCCTTTTGGGCACGCAGGTGTCGCACGTGTCGGAAATCGGCGAGTGTGTTTGCGTTATGAGAGGCTACGAAGATGA
This Microvenator marinus DNA region includes the following protein-coding sequences:
- the obgE gene encoding GTPase ObgE, translated to MFVDEATVEVSAGDGGDGAVAFRREKYVPRGGPAGGDGGKGGDVIFVASHNANTLADFRHVRHLRAQKGAQGGGNNMSGKSGEDVVVELPVGTLITDLATGELVADLIEAGQRVVVAKGGDGGQGNARFATARNRTPRKATPGWPGEEKKLQLELKLIADVALVGYPSVGKSTIIAALSNARPKIAAYPFTTLVPNLGVVRWADYKEFVIADVPGLIEGASEGHGLGIQFLKHVERTNLIAHVIEVVPQLEGQETERDPIQDFHRICKELASFNPEILERPQIVILNKADLPFVSDEIERLRAYFEEEEKLPFIAISAAAHQNLAELQLMLGTALENAGFGKQKEFWEP
- a CDS encoding cytochrome c biogenesis protein is translated as MRLRKLYWGLLIAASSLMLFALYLVFFSAPIEQTMGIVQKIFYTHVPAAMAAYAGFTVASVASLAYLMRPRAGWDALSQTGVEIGLLFCLYVFVSGPLWAYKAWGKAWVWDPQLTATFVLFLLYGGAFLIRSFAGNSERIKKIAAAATIFAFVDIPIVHYAVRKWGGLHPTVEREGGGGLSDEIAFSFRFSMLAVLLVFVVLVWLASRIRARQLALDRLYVDFEDYSRSVK
- a CDS encoding cytochrome c maturation protein CcmE, whose amino-acid sequence is MTEQYDLDPDSPIEAELEEESGKSTPWLLIVGLLMAAVGVAFLVMDGMGAETYFYTVDQAVAKGPDLVGQKVRIKGKVEPGTIVGNDGELHRKFNVIENGKSIAVTYDKAMPDTFDEDMEVVVEGVVSDDMIVEANEVLVKCPSRYEGAPPTAHQPQASL
- a CDS encoding heme lyase CcmF/NrfE family subunit, giving the protein MKLLGTAALYAALYFSIVGMALSWVAGQTQSRRFLISSRWATYATFGAIATASSVLMHALFTHDFSIQYVASFSDESMPLFYLMGAMWGGQAGSLLFWTSIVAITTASCMYVNRNKYQDMMPWVSFVSLAVITGLLVILVFGSNPFEPFSIIDDPTKGKGLNPLLQTPKMVVHPPSLLTGMATMTIPFAFAMAALIAKNFSNAWVEASRQWILIPWFFLSIGNMLGGMWAYEELGWGGYWAWDPVENASFLPWLTTTALIHSLMIQERRGMLKRWNLGLMIGSFILTIFGTYITRSGLIESVHSFAQSEIGPYFLVLLVSVTVIGFGMFAWRWPSMKAEQRLDSTASKEAAFIFNNWLFMAMTGVVLFGTMWPKVKEGIWGQEITIGPLWFNKWMAPMGLVLLLLMGLGTVMSWRKTTGKSFKKNFIWPTITMLVLTPLSLAIYWFARAQYLGVNPNPNDVTYAVIAVALCFFAGAASVEEFVRGILARRKSHEESVVKAIYELLVKQRRRYGGYIIHIGILFAFIAFAGNALKIEKDISIARGETVTVGDYTFKFNNLREKNDQEKLLIIADMDVTQRGKMLYTIHPGKAIFHTSPNMPTSEIDIRSTPLEDVYVALVNYDSTGTRASFKIFVSPFTWWFWFGAAVLMFGTMICMWPTREGLHSLRPTSHLVARVALVSSFLFLAMLPMLLLAVESFTPWGSALRYELVANTHIITETTDLP
- a CDS encoding CpaF family protein encodes the protein MIPKEIFDQSIKRYFKCIQPYLEDDSVSEIMINGPDDIWIEVKGKLQKTEAVFDNEDDLMGGAKNIAQYVGKTLNELNPRLDARLPDGSRVHVIIPPCARNGVSIAIRRFGKFDLTIDKLISYGSITHEAAKFIECCVHSEKNIMVAGGTGSGKTSLLNCVSTLIDPAERIIVIEDSTELQLQQPHVLMLEARQADSKGRGKVEIGDLFRSAMRLRPDRVVIGEIRGGEALDLIQAMTSGHGGSMSTTHATYPDDTLRRLETMCMMSEVELPLKAIRSQVASAINIIIQTSRFNDGSRKLTHIVECLGLDEIGEYRIYPLFEFKHRGYEPGTGKVLGQMEALGNIPTFADDIKTRGLDYDENWFKPPRH
- a CDS encoding protein kinase domain-containing protein; the encoded protein is MSEDRFKQARKSLIDRQNQRQFEDDDFGDEATAMVNLSSLPPMQNDAPGDEATEMFSIDAYGNPKPSGAGPGVQVQGHGPQSGGYGQPPQSGGYGQPPQSGGYAQPGSSPGLVIGQSQEPEGATQFLNIAELAAGAPAPSEQNTQFVDINALQAGAGVSNSNSVENDPVLKQEYAYGPENIQSGELTLIFAQNRMGRQVVLKRIWEGDVNTMPFEISQRCMMLDQIKHPHLLGITGMLASPSGAWVEMPMPSGYQLTNVLAQNGPQNPELVVQWVNQIAQALAHIHQFQFVYANLTTDSVWVQDDGNIMIEPFDIVAFQDRGNLGPFGPPELNIPPQQRQVYPATDVYSLAAVCVAMLSGYPLNLAITPQLPAPFSGACIQGLQQDPAQRIATPADFAAALAPQKGSGGKGIKGIPPEHRMKVGIGVFALIAVLVLGIGYVSQQKPKPKPVAGPDIAVAPPDNLEEPTPNTENAAGEDAPAEDPKPGLPEGLAKETDPRVAVTLSYETNPLPPEETADAPVEKDQERADNARKVAQEAVKGINRLTRKSQQEQYSIALEKMAEAIRYSELTDEDKKFIEDLYDASLVKEIRKESVEQVRNSIKDDKISAARLYYQQLSKIDPGADQQGFFNRNKLLKAVKVERTEEPSP